GTTATGGCGGTCATATATATGGTTAAGATGGTGACTGACTTAAACTTTCCGGTGTTCCAGAAAACTGATTTTTAAAAAATCCCCAGAAACTTACGGCGATACATATTCTTTAAATCTTTTTCGAACAAGGTGTACGGATCGTGGTAAAATTTTAGAAAATTGGGTACGCTCACCTGCCCTGGGAAAGGTGCATAGTAGTGGGTGGAACTGCGGGTATCGTTACGCCAAACCAAGACGTAGCTTAAAGGCATCGGGTATGTTCGCATGGTTTTCAGTAAAGTGTTGGTCCACCAGGTAGTATCCGGAATGGATTCTAAGCCGGTTTCAGTAAAGGCGGCCAGCTTACCTGCTTTTTGGGCGTAGTCGCTGAGTACTTTAAGTTTTATGGCGGCGGTATCGGGGGCATAACGGTTGCGGCCCATATCGCCGTAATTGTCCATGCCTACCATGTCTACCCATTCGTCGTCGGGGTAACGTTCCAGGTACTGCACTTCGTTGATAAACTTATTGTCCGGCGAAAACGCGTAAATAAAGTTGTGCACATCCAGGCTATCGCGCAAGTAAGACACCGTGAAACGCCACAGGGCAATAAATTCTTCGCGCGAAGCGTGGGGTTTGCCCCACCAAAACCAACCGCCATCAAACTCATGGTAAGGCCGGAAAATAATGGGTACCAATTTCCCGTCTTTTCCTCTAACGCTGTGCGCCCATTCGCCCATGCCGCGCAAAATTTCTTTGTACTGGCCGTGCGCTTCGCCGCCCGGAATAAGGTACTTTACAGCCGGTTTCGACACCGAATCGACCCAGTTAAAACCACCCGGACTCACCGGATTAGAAAAATGCCAGGCCGCCGTGACAACGCCGCCCCGGTTGTAAGTATCCACCGCAATTTTACGTACCCGCTCCTTGGCCGCCTGCATTGCTTCCGGCGACCGGCCCGAAAAACCGCTAAAATCAATGCCAATTACCGCTGGGTGCGAGCCCGTTACAGATTTTACATCCG
The sequence above is a segment of the Adhaeribacter swui genome. Coding sequences within it:
- a CDS encoding glycoside hydrolase family 26 protein; the protein is MKVKLSTKFLLALFLILAALHTTKAQRNKPIDRKATRQTKALYHNLRRVAKKHTLFGHQHATEYGHGWNGDPDRSDVKSVTGSHPAVIGIDFSGFSGRSPEAMQAAKERVRKIAVDTYNRGGVVTAAWHFSNPVSPGGFNWVDSVSKPAVKYLIPGGEAHGQYKEILRGMGEWAHSVRGKDGKLVPIIFRPYHEFDGGWFWWGKPHASREEFIALWRFTVSYLRDSLDVHNFIYAFSPDNKFINEVQYLERYPDDEWVDMVGMDNYGDMGRNRYAPDTAAIKLKVLSDYAQKAGKLAAFTETGLESIPDTTWWTNTLLKTMRTYPMPLSYVLVWRNDTRSSTHYYAPFPGQVSVPNFLKFYHDPYTLFEKDLKNMYRRKFLGIF